One window of Flavobacterium ammonificans genomic DNA carries:
- a CDS encoding transcriptional regulator, which yields MKILKYIFLLLILSFVSFSVFIATQKGTFKVEKSKLIKTTRANAFGYVNDFQNWEDFMVFIDGEKSVQSRFSKKSISQNAQYSWIGTENSGWVETNSFQENSRIDQKMNIEGSEFKMTWVFKDTLGGTKVTLKSEGEMSFSYKIYNALNGGAGKIIGNLFEKSLVNLDKNLDYEINTYKINIKGLVQKKGTPYLKQTFTCKINTVLKNSKIVFPKLIAFCNQNQIERNGKPFIIYHTYDTKNGLTKISLCVPIKQAIMTSDGSDILADELAPFKAIKTTLYGDYSHIKEALKKTNAYINQKIITKDSDFSHLEVFSIGKSESKYPSQWKTEIYFPIRSKKTSPKVEVKTEDTNPIESEINPTTI from the coding sequence ATGAAAATCTTAAAATACATATTCCTATTACTAATTCTAAGCTTTGTCTCTTTTTCTGTATTTATTGCTACCCAAAAAGGAACGTTTAAAGTAGAAAAAAGTAAATTAATTAAAACTACAAGGGCAAATGCGTTTGGTTATGTCAATGACTTTCAAAACTGGGAAGATTTTATGGTATTTATTGACGGAGAAAAAAGTGTTCAGTCCCGTTTTTCAAAAAAGTCAATCAGTCAAAATGCTCAATATTCATGGATTGGAACTGAAAATAGTGGATGGGTCGAAACCAATTCATTCCAAGAAAACTCCCGTATTGATCAAAAAATGAATATTGAAGGTTCTGAATTTAAAATGACTTGGGTATTCAAAGATACTTTAGGTGGAACTAAAGTAACTTTAAAATCAGAAGGTGAAATGAGCTTTTCATACAAGATTTACAATGCACTTAATGGAGGTGCTGGAAAAATTATTGGTAACTTATTTGAAAAAAGCTTAGTTAATCTAGATAAAAATCTAGACTATGAGATCAATACCTACAAGATCAACATTAAAGGATTAGTACAAAAGAAAGGTACTCCCTATCTGAAACAAACATTTACTTGTAAAATCAACACCGTTTTAAAAAACTCAAAAATTGTTTTTCCAAAATTAATTGCTTTTTGCAATCAAAATCAGATAGAACGAAATGGAAAACCATTTATTATCTACCACACCTACGATACAAAAAATGGTCTAACTAAAATCTCTCTATGCGTTCCGATCAAACAAGCTATAATGACAAGCGATGGAAGCGATATTTTGGCCGATGAGTTAGCTCCTTTTAAAGCTATTAAAACTACTTTATACGGTGACTACTCGCATATTAAAGAAGCGTTGAAAAAAACCAATGCATACATAAACCAAAAAATAATTACCAAAGATTCGGATTTTTCTCATTTAGAAGTATTTAGTATTGGTAAATCTGAAAGTAAATACCCGTCCCAATGGAAAACAGAAATCTACTTTCCTATTCGCTCTAAAAAAACTAGTCCAAAAGTGGAAGTTAAAACTGAAGATACAAATCCAATCGAATCTGAAATTAATCCCACAACAATTTAA
- a CDS encoding nucleoside triphosphate pyrophosphohydrolase family protein, translating to MQKQINAVKEFHTAFRIGHSEFPIADLGETKKQLRYNLMKEENEEYLEAVLNNDLVEIADALGDMLYILCGTIIEHGLQHKIEAVFDEIQRSNMSKLGEDGNPIYREDGKVMKGPNYFKPDFSKIIME from the coding sequence ATGCAAAAACAAATTAACGCAGTCAAAGAATTCCATACCGCATTTAGAATAGGTCATAGTGAATTTCCCATTGCTGATTTGGGTGAAACCAAAAAACAGCTCCGATATAATTTAATGAAAGAAGAAAATGAGGAATATCTTGAAGCGGTATTAAATAATGATTTGGTTGAAATTGCCGATGCCTTAGGAGATATGTTATATATTCTTTGTGGCACCATCATTGAACATGGGTTGCAGCATAAAATAGAAGCTGTTTTTGATGAAATTCAGCGCTCCAATATGAGTAAGTTAGGAGAAGATGGAAATCCAATTTATCGCGAAGATGGAAAAGTAATGAAAGGTCCCAATTATTTTAAACCGGACTTTTCTAAAATCATAATGGAATAA
- a CDS encoding sensor of ECF-type sigma factor, translated as MKLSSIIALLFLLISFNSQAQSDKMKEKREQIKSMKVEFLTTELDLSQSEADKFWPIYTAFEDKEFELKHSKSKTLIKKYNESKDKMTEKEASLLLNQMDKNEEELFLLRKKFAANLKGVIPPSKIILLKKLEEDFNRKLLAQYRNKGQQRKD; from the coding sequence ATGAAACTATCCTCTATTATAGCGCTGCTTTTTTTATTGATTTCTTTCAATTCTCAAGCTCAATCAGACAAAATGAAAGAAAAAAGAGAGCAAATTAAATCAATGAAAGTTGAATTTCTAACTACTGAATTGGACTTAAGTCAAAGCGAGGCTGATAAATTTTGGCCTATCTACACTGCTTTTGAAGATAAAGAGTTTGAATTGAAACACTCTAAATCAAAAACATTGATCAAAAAATACAATGAGAGTAAAGATAAAATGACAGAAAAAGAGGCAAGTCTTTTATTGAACCAAATGGACAAAAACGAGGAAGAATTATTTTTGCTTAGAAAAAAATTTGCAGCTAATTTGAAAGGAGTTATCCCTCCATCAAAAATAATTCTCCTAAAAAAGTTAGAAGAAGATTTTAATAGAAAATTATTAGCCCAATACCGAAATAAAGGGCAACAACGAAAAGATTAA
- a CDS encoding homogentisate 1,2-dioxygenase, whose amino-acid sequence MPIYHSLGKIPLKRHTVFRKPDGELYAEELVSTEGFSSLYSLVYHCHPPTIVKSMGTPYSVEPKIAREKHLKHTSLKGFKIQPVDDYLESRKVILANNDLHISLAAPKKSMTDYFYKNSQADEVVFIHEGSGVLKTGFGKLNFGYGDYIVIPRGTIYQIEFDDEKNRLFIVESFSSIQTPKRYRNAFGQLQEHSPYCERDIRKPKDLETIDQIGDFKVLIKKQGMMYPYTYGTHPFDFVGWDGFHYPWALSIHDFEPITGRLHQPPPVHQTFEAHNFVICSFVPRKYDYHPLSIPAPYHHSNVDSDEVLYYVDGDFMSRKSVEKGQITLHPAGIPHGPHPGTVEKSIGKESTEELAVMIDPFKPLMITEEALAIEDEDYFASWQS is encoded by the coding sequence ATGCCAATATATCATTCTTTAGGAAAAATTCCTTTAAAAAGACATACCGTTTTTCGCAAACCTGACGGGGAACTTTATGCAGAAGAGCTAGTTTCTACAGAGGGTTTTTCGAGTTTGTATTCTTTAGTGTATCATTGCCATCCGCCTACAATAGTTAAATCTATGGGAACTCCTTATTCTGTAGAGCCTAAAATAGCGCGTGAGAAACATTTGAAGCATACCAGTTTAAAAGGATTTAAAATTCAGCCTGTAGATGATTATTTAGAGAGTAGAAAAGTGATATTGGCAAATAATGATTTGCATATTTCTCTAGCTGCCCCAAAAAAATCGATGACAGACTATTTTTATAAGAATAGTCAGGCTGATGAGGTCGTATTTATTCATGAAGGTTCAGGTGTATTAAAAACTGGTTTTGGCAAACTTAATTTTGGTTATGGCGATTATATAGTTATTCCAAGAGGAACTATTTATCAAATTGAATTTGACGATGAAAAAAACCGACTTTTTATTGTCGAAAGTTTTAGTTCCATTCAAACTCCAAAGCGTTACAGAAATGCATTTGGTCAATTGCAAGAACATTCTCCTTATTGTGAGCGAGATATAAGAAAACCTAAAGATTTAGAAACGATAGATCAGATCGGAGATTTTAAAGTCTTAATAAAAAAACAAGGAATGATGTATCCCTATACTTACGGAACACATCCTTTTGATTTTGTGGGTTGGGATGGTTTTCATTATCCTTGGGCTTTATCAATACATGATTTTGAACCTATTACTGGTAGATTACATCAACCGCCTCCTGTGCATCAAACTTTTGAAGCGCATAATTTTGTCATTTGTTCATTTGTTCCAAGAAAATACGATTACCACCCTTTGTCAATACCAGCGCCCTACCATCATAGTAATGTAGATAGTGACGAAGTATTGTACTATGTTGATGGCGATTTCATGAGCCGTAAAAGTGTAGAAAAAGGTCAAATCACTTTGCATCCTGCTGGAATTCCGCACGGACCTCATCCTGGAACTGTTGAGAAGTCGATTGGAAAGGAAAGTACAGAAGAACTCGCTGTGATGATAGACCCATTCAAGCCATTAATGATTACTGAAGAGGCTTTAGCCATAGAAGACGAGGACTATTTTGCTAGTTGGCAGTCTTAA
- the hppD gene encoding 4-hydroxyphenylpyruvate dioxygenase, whose product MNTETFAEKIAKAPNFLPINGTDFIELYVGNAKQAAHYYKTAFGFQSLAYAGPETGVRDRASYVLQQGKIRLVLTTALKSDSPIAEHAKKHGDGVKVLALWVDDAYLAFEETTKRGGKTYLEPTTLKDENGEIRMSGIYTYGETVHLFIERKNYKGLFMPGYQEWKSDYNPKDAGLLYIDHCVGNVGWNRMNETVKWYEEVMGFVNILTFDDKQINTEYSALMSKVMSNGNGYSKFPINEPAIGKKKSQIEEYLDFYEGEGVQHIAVATNDIITTVTQLKAHGVEFLSAPPNAYYEMLSNRVGSIDEEVSVLKSLGILVDCDEEGYLLQIFTKPVEDRPTLFFEIIQRKGAQSFGAGNFKALFESLEREQELRGNL is encoded by the coding sequence ATGAATACTGAAACTTTTGCTGAAAAGATCGCTAAAGCGCCAAACTTTCTTCCTATCAATGGAACTGATTTTATTGAATTATATGTTGGAAATGCTAAACAAGCAGCGCATTATTATAAGACTGCTTTTGGGTTTCAATCGCTTGCCTATGCGGGTCCTGAAACCGGAGTTAGAGATAGAGCATCGTATGTTTTACAACAAGGGAAAATCCGTTTGGTATTAACTACAGCTTTAAAATCCGATAGTCCTATTGCTGAACATGCTAAAAAACATGGCGATGGTGTTAAAGTACTTGCCTTATGGGTGGATGATGCTTATTTAGCTTTTGAAGAAACTACAAAAAGAGGAGGTAAGACCTATTTAGAGCCTACTACTTTGAAAGATGAGAATGGAGAAATTCGTATGTCTGGAATTTACACCTACGGAGAAACAGTGCATCTTTTTATTGAAAGAAAAAATTACAAAGGTTTATTTATGCCGGGTTACCAAGAGTGGAAATCAGACTATAATCCAAAAGATGCAGGTCTATTATATATTGATCACTGTGTTGGAAACGTGGGTTGGAACCGTATGAATGAAACCGTTAAGTGGTACGAAGAGGTAATGGGATTTGTCAATATCCTAACTTTTGACGATAAACAAATTAATACTGAATACTCTGCATTGATGAGTAAAGTAATGAGCAACGGAAACGGTTATTCAAAATTTCCAATTAACGAGCCTGCTATTGGCAAAAAGAAATCTCAAATAGAGGAATATCTAGATTTCTATGAAGGGGAAGGAGTACAGCATATCGCAGTGGCTACGAACGATATAATTACTACAGTAACGCAATTGAAAGCCCATGGAGTCGAATTTTTAAGCGCTCCACCCAATGCCTATTATGAAATGTTATCTAACAGAGTAGGATCAATAGATGAAGAAGTATCAGTTTTAAAAAGTCTTGGGATTTTAGTTGATTGTGACGAGGAAGGGTATTTGTTGCAAATTTTTACAAAACCTGTTGAGGATAGACCTACTTTATTTTTTGAGATTATTCAAAGAAAAGGAGCACAATCATTTGGTGCTGGAAATTTCAAAGCATTATTTGAGTCTCTAGAACGAGAACAAGAATTAAGAGGAAATTTGTAA
- a CDS encoding WD40/YVTN/BNR-like repeat-containing protein: MKQFLVYFLVFQTLFSCSSIGLRHSENQSIALSGIERVDTLLMDKISIRAITIANDKVWYSADKSRFGCIDLVSLQKKEIEIGSNKQTEFRSIAKTKHFIFVLSVANPALLYRIDKQDLSYELVYHEQHEKVFYDSMQFWNDKEGIAIGDPIASSFSLIVTKDSGKTWQKIPDSQLPKLEEGEAFFAASNTSIITKKEKTWVVSGGKQSRVFFSNNKGKNWEVYSTPIVQGKSMTGIFTADFYNDKIGFISGGNYENLEQNYDNKALTLDGGKTWKLVAQNLGFGYASCVQYVPRSKGNELLSVGASGIFYSGDRGHTWKQFSSDKTLYTIRMINNVTAVAAGKNKIILIHFKK, from the coding sequence ATGAAACAATTTTTGGTTTATTTTTTAGTGTTTCAAACACTTTTTTCCTGTTCTTCTATAGGACTAAGGCATTCAGAGAATCAATCTATTGCGCTTTCAGGTATAGAAAGAGTAGATACATTGTTAATGGATAAAATTAGTATTAGAGCAATCACAATCGCTAATGATAAAGTTTGGTATTCTGCTGATAAGTCTCGATTTGGCTGTATAGATTTAGTATCGTTACAAAAAAAAGAAATCGAAATAGGTTCCAATAAGCAAACAGAGTTTAGAAGTATTGCTAAAACAAAACACTTTATTTTTGTGTTAAGCGTTGCCAATCCAGCATTATTGTATCGAATTGATAAACAAGACTTAAGTTATGAATTAGTATATCATGAACAGCATGAAAAAGTCTTTTATGATAGTATGCAATTTTGGAATGATAAAGAAGGAATTGCAATTGGCGATCCCATTGCATCAAGTTTTTCTTTGATTGTTACCAAAGATAGCGGTAAAACTTGGCAAAAGATACCAGATAGTCAATTGCCAAAATTAGAAGAAGGAGAAGCTTTTTTTGCTGCGAGTAATACGAGTATTATTACCAAAAAAGAAAAAACTTGGGTGGTATCTGGAGGAAAACAATCAAGGGTGTTTTTTTCAAATAATAAAGGAAAAAATTGGGAAGTATATTCCACTCCTATAGTTCAAGGTAAATCCATGACAGGAATATTTACTGCCGATTTTTACAATGATAAAATTGGTTTTATTTCTGGAGGAAACTATGAGAATTTAGAGCAAAATTACGATAATAAAGCACTCACATTAGATGGCGGTAAAACCTGGAAATTAGTAGCTCAAAATTTAGGGTTTGGTTATGCGTCTTGTGTGCAGTATGTTCCAAGAAGTAAAGGAAACGAATTGTTATCTGTTGGCGCATCAGGAATTTTTTATTCTGGAGATCGCGGACATACTTGGAAACAATTCAGTTCGGATAAAACATTGTATACTATTAGAATGATAAATAACGTTACTGCTGTTGCTGCTGGAAAAAATAAAATTATTCTAATTCATTTTAAGAAGTAG
- a CDS encoding RNA polymerase sigma factor, with protein sequence MEEEKDFIKLLLDPKTQNEAFQKLLNTYQKPLYFHIRNIVLNHDDADDVLQNTFLKIYQYLKNFKGDSKLFSWMYRIATNEALTFLKQKAQRNKVSVEELNSKIIDNLSADSYFDGDEIQIKLHKAIALLPTKQQLVFKMKYFEELKYEEIASILDTSVGALKASYHHASKKIEAYMHHN encoded by the coding sequence TTGGAAGAAGAAAAGGATTTTATTAAACTACTGTTGGATCCCAAAACGCAAAATGAAGCGTTTCAAAAACTCTTGAATACCTACCAAAAGCCTTTATATTTTCATATTAGAAACATCGTGTTAAATCATGACGATGCAGATGATGTATTGCAAAACACGTTTTTAAAAATATATCAATACTTAAAAAACTTCAAAGGAGATAGCAAACTCTTTTCTTGGATGTATCGAATTGCAACTAATGAAGCATTGACGTTTCTCAAACAAAAAGCACAACGCAATAAAGTTTCAGTCGAGGAGCTAAATTCCAAAATAATTGATAATCTTAGTGCAGATAGCTATTTTGATGGTGATGAAATCCAAATTAAATTACACAAAGCGATTGCGCTTCTTCCTACAAAACAACAATTGGTTTTTAAAATGAAATATTTTGAGGAATTGAAATATGAAGAAATTGCAAGTATTTTAGATACGTCTGTAGGAGCATTAAAAGCGTCTTACCATCACGCATCAAAAAAAATAGAAGCTTATATGCATCACAATTAA
- a CDS encoding fumarylacetoacetate hydrolase family protein has translation MKLVSYSQDKKTHLGIMVHNSIYNLNAINELIPNDMATFLEGGQSMMDKAKLVETSILNDSSIATPISNFNLLAPVPKPSSCRDGYAFRQHVASARKNRKLDMIPEFDQYPIFYFTNHNAIQGPGEIECMPDHFEKLDFELEVAVVIGKKGRNISAKDADSYIAGYMIMNDMSARTLQMEEMILNLGPAKGKDFSTVIGPWLVTPDELEPYKVPAKPNHVGNNYNLTMSCKVNGIEVSRGNMADMDWTFAEIIERCAYGVDIYPGDVIGSGTVGTGCFLELNGTGLLNDPNFKPQWLQDGDTVDMEITGLGVLNNTIKKVDTNFSILALKKI, from the coding sequence ATGAAATTAGTAAGTTACTCACAAGACAAAAAAACACATTTAGGAATTATGGTACATAATTCTATTTATAATTTAAATGCTATTAATGAATTGATTCCAAATGATATGGCAACTTTTCTTGAAGGTGGCCAATCAATGATGGATAAAGCCAAATTAGTTGAAACATCAATTCTTAATGATAGTAGTATTGCAACACCAATTTCTAATTTCAATCTCCTAGCGCCAGTTCCAAAGCCTAGCTCTTGTAGAGATGGATATGCTTTTAGACAGCACGTTGCTTCGGCAAGAAAGAATCGTAAATTAGATATGATTCCGGAGTTTGATCAATATCCAATATTCTATTTCACAAACCACAATGCGATTCAGGGACCAGGAGAAATTGAATGTATGCCCGATCACTTTGAAAAATTAGATTTCGAATTAGAAGTAGCAGTAGTAATTGGTAAAAAAGGTAGAAATATCTCTGCAAAGGATGCCGATTCTTATATAGCTGGCTATATGATTATGAACGATATGAGCGCAAGAACGCTTCAAATGGAAGAAATGATTTTGAATTTAGGACCTGCAAAAGGGAAAGATTTTAGCACAGTGATTGGACCTTGGTTAGTAACTCCTGACGAGTTAGAACCCTATAAAGTTCCAGCCAAACCAAATCACGTTGGAAATAATTATAATCTAACGATGAGTTGTAAAGTCAACGGTATAGAAGTATCTCGTGGTAATATGGCAGATATGGATTGGACTTTTGCAGAAATTATAGAGCGATGTGCCTATGGAGTAGATATATATCCTGGGGATGTAATTGGATCCGGAACAGTGGGTACTGGATGCTTTTTAGAACTTAATGGAACCGGATTACTAAATGACCCTAATTTTAAACCACAATGGCTACAAGACGGAGATACTGTAGATATGGAGATTACTGGTCTTGGTGTATTGAACAATACAATTAAAAAAGTGGATACCAATTTTTCAATTTTAGCATTAAAAAAAATATAA